A genomic segment from Nostoc sp. ATCC 53789 encodes:
- a CDS encoding CopG family transcriptional regulator, whose amino-acid sequence MNKKWAVKRITINLASAESEKLEKYCANTGRPATDVIRELIRSLTITELSASEQTTPTLKYDVPILK is encoded by the coding sequence ATGAACAAAAAATGGGCTGTCAAACGAATCACAATAAATCTTGCATCTGCTGAAAGCGAAAAACTTGAAAAATATTGTGCAAACACAGGTAGACCTGCAACTGATGTGATTCGAGAGTTGATTCGCTCTTTGACAATAACCGAGTTGTCAGCGTCTGAACAGACTACACCTACCCTAAAATATGATGTTCCCATTCTGAAATAA